One window from the genome of Syntrophus gentianae encodes:
- the zupT gene encoding zinc transporter ZupT, with protein MKNLWIAFGLTLFAGMTTGIGSIIAFKARRTDYRFLSLATGFSAGVMLYLSFVEIYFKGLESLVESYGDYWGHWINAASFFGGMLLIGLVDNLIPSAENPHEPHAEAETLPLHDSTATIPDFESTVHRKPTVEGLHNHGIHRPNLMRTGLFIALVIGIHNFPEGLATFFAALEDPSLGVAIAVAIALHNIPEGISVSVPIFYATGNRKRAFLYSVLSGLAEPLGAVAAYLAIRFLFAGNAGALPPQMMGMLFGGVAGIMVYISLDELLPTSRAYGKGHDSLYGLVAGMLLMALSLLLMKS; from the coding sequence GTGAAGAACCTTTGGATTGCCTTCGGGCTGACCCTGTTTGCAGGCATGACGACAGGAATCGGCAGTATTATCGCGTTCAAGGCCCGGAGAACGGACTATCGATTCCTCTCGCTGGCGACGGGTTTCTCGGCTGGCGTCATGCTCTATCTTTCATTTGTAGAGATCTATTTCAAGGGGTTGGAATCCCTTGTTGAGAGTTACGGGGACTACTGGGGGCACTGGATCAATGCAGCCTCCTTTTTCGGTGGCATGCTGTTGATTGGTCTCGTGGACAACCTGATCCCGTCCGCTGAGAACCCGCACGAGCCCCATGCGGAAGCGGAGACCTTGCCGCTCCATGATTCTACGGCGACGATCCCGGACTTTGAATCTACAGTCCACAGGAAGCCGACGGTTGAAGGACTTCACAATCACGGCATCCATCGGCCAAATCTCATGCGGACGGGACTGTTCATTGCCCTGGTGATAGGGATTCACAATTTTCCGGAAGGACTGGCCACATTCTTCGCCGCTCTGGAGGATCCAAGCTTGGGCGTGGCAATCGCCGTGGCGATTGCACTGCATAACATCCCCGAGGGAATCAGCGTCTCCGTCCCGATCTTCTACGCTACAGGCAATCGAAAAAGGGCATTTTTGTACTCGGTGCTCAGCGGCTTAGCCGAGCCCCTTGGCGCAGTTGCAGCTTACCTCGCGATCCGGTTCCTTTTCGCAGGCAACGCGGGCGCCCTTCCACCCCAAATGATGGGAATGCTTTTCGGAGGCGTGGCGGGCATCATGGTGTATATCAGTCTGGATGAACTGCTTCCGACAAGCAGGGCCTACGGGAAAGGGCATGACAGTCTCTATGGACTCGTGGCCGGCATGCTGTTGATGGCCTTGAGCCTCCTGCTCATGAAGTCTTGA
- a CDS encoding DNA-3-methyladenine glycosylase I, giving the protein MKNRCGWCGTNPLYVTYHDNEWGVPCHDDRGLFEMLTLEGAQAGLSWLTILKKRETYRTAFHGFEPRKIAGYSEADVERLLADPGIVRNRRKIESAIRNARGVLTIVEEFGSFDSFLWRYVDNQPIQNTWHSLAEVPVKNTLSDKMSKDLKGRGFNFVGSTICYAFMQAIGMVNDHVFDCFRHAELKEAARQRTRERDSNYLK; this is encoded by the coding sequence ATGAAAAACAGATGCGGATGGTGCGGTACGAATCCGCTCTATGTGACCTATCATGACAATGAATGGGGCGTGCCTTGCCATGATGATCGCGGTCTTTTCGAAATGCTGACTCTAGAGGGGGCGCAGGCAGGTCTAAGCTGGCTGACCATCCTCAAGAAACGGGAGACCTACCGTACCGCTTTCCATGGATTCGAACCCCGGAAAATCGCCGGTTATTCAGAAGCGGATGTAGAGCGCCTGCTGGCAGACCCAGGCATCGTGAGAAATCGTCGAAAGATCGAATCGGCAATTCGAAATGCAAGGGGAGTCCTCACCATTGTTGAAGAGTTCGGCTCCTTCGACTCTTTTCTCTGGCGCTATGTCGATAATCAGCCCATCCAGAACACATGGCATTCGCTGGCCGAAGTACCGGTAAAAAACACCCTTTCCGATAAGATGAGCAAAGACCTGAAGGGACGGGGATTTAACTTCGTTGGTTCGACTATCTGCTACGCTTTCATGCAGGCGATCGGGATGGTGAATGATCATGTCTTTGATTGTTTCCGCCATGCCGAACTGAAGGAGGCAGCCAGGCAAAGGACGCGGGAACGAGATTCAAATTATCTGAAGTGA
- a CDS encoding mechanosensitive ion channel family protein, giving the protein MSMIGTYARGLILAVMFFLLITSGAWSAAKEETDQAGKAPQQAEASYDDPLGRSTPQGTIVGFLKAIEREDYERAVDYLDTRQTGKNARQLSLELQRVLDERVSVAETKLSTKPEGDLEDGLPVQRELVAVVKTKSGEHKILLERVRKGDNPEVWLFSAETLKLIPHIYEEIDSPWFEGRLPAALTENRLAGLPLYRWIMPLLMLPVAILFGWITTVLFYALLQKSLRHRLDESGLITLRRIRKPLVFLFSAGMIYLLSLGGFTLLDRLFWTFLSSTMAVAGLTWICFHLIEVGAEIMERRRPEGADAVIRLSATLLKALVVMTGLVVIFHYFAGINLTAVVAGLGIGGIAVAFAAQKTIENFFGGVFLVWDKPIRLGDFCKAGEYQGIVEHIGLRSTQIRTSNRTVAFIPNGQLASIPVENFTLRDRFLLRHTLNLRYETTADQLRFILAELRELLYRHSRVDSMTVRVRLIGFGQSSLDVEIFAYVLEAAYEQFLAVQEDLLLRIMDLVESAGSGFAFPSQTLYMSRDEGLDEGKGHEAAEAAQRWRARGELPFPDHAPERISQLEGTLDYPPKGSVLSEKKEGD; this is encoded by the coding sequence ATGTCGATGATCGGAACGTACGCAAGAGGACTGATTCTGGCGGTTATGTTCTTCCTGTTGATAACCTCCGGCGCCTGGTCTGCCGCCAAGGAAGAGACCGACCAGGCTGGGAAGGCGCCTCAACAGGCCGAAGCTTCATACGATGACCCTCTGGGACGAAGCACCCCACAGGGTACCATTGTCGGTTTCCTCAAGGCGATTGAGAGGGAGGACTATGAACGGGCCGTCGACTATCTCGACACAAGGCAGACGGGAAAGAACGCCCGGCAACTTTCCCTTGAACTCCAGCGGGTACTCGATGAAAGGGTGTCCGTCGCTGAAACCAAACTGAGCACGAAACCCGAAGGAGATCTGGAGGATGGTCTGCCCGTTCAAAGGGAACTCGTGGCGGTTGTCAAGACGAAGTCGGGGGAACACAAAATCCTGCTTGAGCGCGTCCGGAAGGGGGACAACCCCGAGGTCTGGCTGTTCTCCGCGGAGACTCTCAAGCTCATCCCACATATCTATGAGGAGATCGACTCTCCCTGGTTCGAGGGGCGTCTGCCGGCCGCGCTGACGGAAAACCGCCTGGCCGGCCTTCCCTTGTACCGGTGGATCATGCCGCTGCTGATGCTTCCTGTGGCCATTTTATTTGGCTGGATCACTACCGTCTTATTCTATGCTCTGCTGCAAAAGTCCCTTCGCCACCGCCTTGACGAATCGGGATTGATAACCCTCAGGCGGATCAGGAAACCCCTGGTTTTTCTTTTCTCGGCAGGCATGATCTACCTGCTTTCTCTAGGCGGTTTTACCCTGCTCGACCGGCTTTTCTGGACGTTTCTATCCTCAACGATGGCGGTTGCCGGCCTGACGTGGATCTGCTTCCACCTGATTGAAGTCGGCGCAGAGATCATGGAGCGGCGCAGGCCTGAGGGTGCCGATGCGGTCATCCGCCTTTCGGCGACCCTGCTAAAGGCACTGGTCGTCATGACGGGGCTGGTGGTCATCTTCCATTACTTTGCCGGGATCAATCTTACCGCCGTGGTGGCCGGTCTCGGCATCGGCGGCATCGCCGTAGCCTTTGCCGCCCAGAAGACCATCGAGAATTTCTTCGGGGGCGTCTTTCTGGTCTGGGACAAACCCATCCGGCTCGGCGATTTCTGCAAGGCCGGCGAGTACCAGGGGATTGTCGAGCACATCGGCCTTCGCTCCACCCAGATTCGAACATCAAACCGTACCGTTGCCTTTATTCCCAACGGCCAGCTCGCGTCGATTCCTGTCGAGAACTTCACCCTGCGCGATCGTTTCCTTCTCCGGCATACCCTGAATCTGCGCTACGAGACGACAGCAGACCAGCTCCGTTTCATCCTGGCAGAGCTTCGCGAGCTTCTCTACCGGCACTCCCGCGTGGACTCCATGACGGTGCGCGTACGTTTAATCGGCTTCGGTCAGTCATCCCTTGATGTAGAGATTTTTGCCTATGTCCTTGAGGCGGCCTATGAGCAGTTCCTCGCCGTTCAGGAAGACCTGCTGCTGCGGATCATGGATCTCGTCGAGTCGGCCGGCAGCGGTTTTGCCTTTCCCTCACAGACCCTTTACATGTCTCGGGACGAAGGTCTGGATGAAGGAAAGGGCCACGAAGCGGCCGAGGCCGCACAGCGCTGGCGAGCCCGGGGCGAGCTGCCCTTTCCGGATCACGCGCCCGAGAGGATTTCACAACTCGAGGGCACACTGGACTATCCCCCGAAAGGTTCGGTTCTGAGCGAAAAGAAGGAAGGCGACTGA